The Triplophysa rosa linkage group LG15, Trosa_1v2, whole genome shotgun sequence genome has a segment encoding these proteins:
- the nkx2.2b gene encoding NK2 homeobox 2b, protein MSKGLSGFSVRDILDLQETNDEESVTDDTEDEADEEHRQNECGNQQASIGDALWIQSKCGHQYSSSPECSTPEVPTDECHDAHGEGSDNCAEKRRKRRILFSKAQTFELERRFRQQRYLSAPEREHLAKVLRLTPTQVKIWFQNHRYKVKRARAEKGLDPGYLASPRRVSVPVLMRDGRPCHLFHLPDMLASGPACGPFSAFSMKQFPEIHYSNNHLRANFMTHLTAVNHPSHLQPWTW, encoded by the exons ATGTCAAAGGGACTGTCGGGTTTCTCTGTCCGTGATATTTTGGATCTGCAGGAGACGAACGATGAAGAATCAGTGACTGATGACACTGAAGATGAGGCGGACGAAGAACATCGTCAGAATGAATGTGGAAACCAGCAGGCATCCATCGGAGACGCGCTTTGGATCCAGTCTAAATGTGGTCACCAATATTCAT CATCTCCAGAGTGTTCAACGCCAGAAGTACCCACGGATGAGTGTCATGATGCGCACGGGGAAGGTTCGGACAACTGTGCCGAGAAAAGACGCAAACGAAGAATTTTATTCTCAAAAGCACAAACGTTCGAGTTGGAAAGACGCTTTAGGCAACAGAGATATTTATCAGCCCCCGAGAGAGAACATCTCGCCAAAGTTTTGCGTTTGACTCCAACACAAGTGAAGATTTGGTTCCAGAATCATCGGTATAAAGTGAAAAGAGCCCGGGCGGAGAAAGGACTGGACCCGGGTTATCTGGCGTCTCCACGGCGCGTGTCTGTTCCCGTTCTGATGAGGGACGGCAGACCGTGTCATCTATTTCATTTACCGGACATGTTGGCTTCTGGTCCGGCATGTGGACCATTTTCGGCTTTTAGTATGAAACAATTTCCTGAGATACACTACAGTAATAATCATTTACGCGCAAACTTCATGACGCACCtgacagctgtcaatcatcCGTCGCACCTGCAACCGTGGACGTGGTGA
- the pax1b gene encoding paired box protein Pax-1 isoform X1 produces the protein MQMGFSDQTYGEVNQLGGVFVNGRPLPNAIRIRIVELAQLGIRPCDISRQLRVSHGCVSKILARYNETGSILPGAIGGSKPRVTTPNVVKSIRDYKQGDPGIFAWEIRDRLLADEVCDKYNVPSVSSISRILRNKIGNLSQPSQYDSKPSPPQISYNPVYPYSYPNPMSPTGSKLTSPSAVSLSRAWPSIHTVSNILGIRAFMDPAAIAGTESYQPKMEDWTGVNRPSYPSVHGVNGIDKTAIDTDIKYTQGSSNLSGYVPACAYSATNQFGVYGGHAANYGHHWQSQNTSLAHQNPGAMIQSQNLHTALSFRHSSRDDRKSPMSKHHHEDPSGVHGLALPT, from the exons ATGCAAATGG GTTTTTCAGATCAGACGTACGGAGAGGTGAACCAGCTCGGTGGTGTGTTTGTGAACGGTCGCCCTCTGCCCAACGCGATCCGGATCCGGATTGTGGAACTGGCGCAGCTCGGTATCAGGCCTTGCGACATCAGTCGCCAACTGCGGGTCTCTCATGGCTGTGTGAGCAAAATTCTGGCCAGATACAACGAAACGGGCTCCATTTTACCCGGTGCTATCGGTGGGAGTAAACCTCGAGTCACGACCCCGAACGTTGTGAAGAGTATACGGGATTATAAACAGGGCGATCCTGGAATATTTGCCTGGGAAATACGCGACAGACTGCTCGCCGATGAAGTGTGTGACAAATATAATGTGCCATCAGTGAGCTCCATCAGTCGCATTTTAAGGAACAAGATTGGGAATCTGTCTCAGCCGAGCCAGTATGACAGCAAACCGTCTCCACCTCAGATCTCTTATAATCCTGTGTATCCATATTCCTACCCGAACCCCATGTCACCCACCGGCTCTAAACTGACCAGTCCTTCTGCTGTCAGTCTGTCCCGGGCCTGGCCCTCCATCCACACCGTCAGTAACATATTAGGAATACGGGCTTTCATGGACCCTGCAG CCATTGCTGGAACAGAGAGTTATCAGCCGAAAATGGAGGACTGGACCGGTGTCAACAGGCCTTCGTATCCCTCCGTTCATGGAGTCAACGGGATCGATAAAACAGCTATAGATACTGACATTAAATACACCCAG GGTTCATCTAATTTATCCGGATATGTTCCCGCGTGCGCTTACTCCGCCACCAATCAATTCGGCGTTTACGGCGGACACGCCGCCAATTACGGCCATCACTGGCAGTCTCAAAACACGAGCCTCGCCCATCAGAACCCCGGAGCCATGATCCAGAGCCAGAACCTGCACACAGCCCTATCCTTCAGACACTCGAGCCGAGACG ACAGAAAGAGTCCGATGAGCAAACATCACCACGAGGATCCGAGCGGCGTTCACGGGCTCGCGCTTCCCACATAA
- the pax1b gene encoding paired box protein Pax-1 isoform X2, with amino-acid sequence MQMDQTYGEVNQLGGVFVNGRPLPNAIRIRIVELAQLGIRPCDISRQLRVSHGCVSKILARYNETGSILPGAIGGSKPRVTTPNVVKSIRDYKQGDPGIFAWEIRDRLLADEVCDKYNVPSVSSISRILRNKIGNLSQPSQYDSKPSPPQISYNPVYPYSYPNPMSPTGSKLTSPSAVSLSRAWPSIHTVSNILGIRAFMDPAAIAGTESYQPKMEDWTGVNRPSYPSVHGVNGIDKTAIDTDIKYTQGSSNLSGYVPACAYSATNQFGVYGGHAANYGHHWQSQNTSLAHQNPGAMIQSQNLHTALSFRHSSRDDRKSPMSKHHHEDPSGVHGLALPT; translated from the exons ATGCAAATGG ATCAGACGTACGGAGAGGTGAACCAGCTCGGTGGTGTGTTTGTGAACGGTCGCCCTCTGCCCAACGCGATCCGGATCCGGATTGTGGAACTGGCGCAGCTCGGTATCAGGCCTTGCGACATCAGTCGCCAACTGCGGGTCTCTCATGGCTGTGTGAGCAAAATTCTGGCCAGATACAACGAAACGGGCTCCATTTTACCCGGTGCTATCGGTGGGAGTAAACCTCGAGTCACGACCCCGAACGTTGTGAAGAGTATACGGGATTATAAACAGGGCGATCCTGGAATATTTGCCTGGGAAATACGCGACAGACTGCTCGCCGATGAAGTGTGTGACAAATATAATGTGCCATCAGTGAGCTCCATCAGTCGCATTTTAAGGAACAAGATTGGGAATCTGTCTCAGCCGAGCCAGTATGACAGCAAACCGTCTCCACCTCAGATCTCTTATAATCCTGTGTATCCATATTCCTACCCGAACCCCATGTCACCCACCGGCTCTAAACTGACCAGTCCTTCTGCTGTCAGTCTGTCCCGGGCCTGGCCCTCCATCCACACCGTCAGTAACATATTAGGAATACGGGCTTTCATGGACCCTGCAG CCATTGCTGGAACAGAGAGTTATCAGCCGAAAATGGAGGACTGGACCGGTGTCAACAGGCCTTCGTATCCCTCCGTTCATGGAGTCAACGGGATCGATAAAACAGCTATAGATACTGACATTAAATACACCCAG GGTTCATCTAATTTATCCGGATATGTTCCCGCGTGCGCTTACTCCGCCACCAATCAATTCGGCGTTTACGGCGGACACGCCGCCAATTACGGCCATCACTGGCAGTCTCAAAACACGAGCCTCGCCCATCAGAACCCCGGAGCCATGATCCAGAGCCAGAACCTGCACACAGCCCTATCCTTCAGACACTCGAGCCGAGACG ACAGAAAGAGTCCGATGAGCAAACATCACCACGAGGATCCGAGCGGCGTTCACGGGCTCGCGCTTCCCACATAA